From Halococcus hamelinensis 100A6, one genomic window encodes:
- a CDS encoding 50S ribosomal protein L13, producing MNAAEFEPDLVVDARDCILGRVASQVAERALDGERIAVVNAEEAVITGSDDDVMEVFETRAGLGSDQGPRYPKRPDRIMKRSIRGMLPYKRPRGREAFENVRVYVGNPFEDSEVLDDTSLDRLSNIKFVQLGDVSENLGANVTW from the coding sequence ATGAACGCCGCCGAATTCGAACCCGACCTCGTGGTCGACGCCCGGGATTGCATCCTCGGACGGGTGGCGAGCCAGGTGGCCGAACGCGCGCTCGACGGCGAGCGCATCGCCGTGGTGAACGCCGAAGAGGCCGTCATCACGGGCAGCGACGACGACGTGATGGAGGTCTTCGAGACCCGGGCGGGGCTCGGCTCCGACCAGGGGCCGCGCTACCCCAAACGGCCCGACCGGATCATGAAACGCTCGATCCGCGGCATGCTGCCGTACAAGCGCCCGCGCGGTCGCGAGGCCTTCGAGAACGTCCGCGTCTACGTCGGCAACCCGTTCGAGGACAGCGAGGTGCTCGACGACACCTCGCTCGACCGGCTCTCGAACATCAAGTTCGTCCAGCTCGGCGACGTCAGCGAGAACCTCGGCGCGAACGTCACGTGGTGA
- a CDS encoding 30S ribosomal protein S13 yields the protein MSAEDPDTPAEDEAEDIRYFVRIGQTDLDGTKSVERALTGMNGVGRRTARIIAEQAEVDKTATLGRLDDDAVDAIIEGVEGLADEVPEWLVNRPKDYFSGEAAHEVGNDLSLTRQQDINRMQMISSYKGVRHNRGQKVRGQRTKSTGRSEGTIGVNVEALQEEMEEEEG from the coding sequence ATGAGTGCAGAAGACCCAGACACACCGGCCGAGGACGAAGCGGAGGATATCCGTTACTTCGTCCGGATCGGCCAGACCGACCTCGACGGCACGAAAAGCGTCGAGCGGGCGCTGACCGGCATGAACGGTGTCGGCAGGCGAACCGCTCGCATCATCGCGGAGCAGGCGGAGGTCGACAAGACGGCGACCCTCGGTCGCCTCGACGACGACGCCGTCGACGCCATCATCGAGGGCGTCGAGGGGCTCGCCGACGAGGTTCCGGAGTGGCTCGTCAACCGCCCGAAGGACTACTTCTCGGGCGAGGCGGCCCACGAGGTCGGCAACGACCTCTCGCTGACGCGACAGCAGGACATCAACCGAATGCAGATGATCAGTTCCTACAAGGGCGTGCGCCACAACCGCGGCCAGAAGGTCCGCGGCCAGCGCACCAAGTCCACCGGCCGCTCGGAGGGCACCATCGGCGTGAACGTCGAGGCCCTCCAGGAAGAGATGGAAGAGGAGGAAGGGTAG
- a CDS encoding DUF7123 family protein produces the protein MGATTAAMPALSEKQRRIFEYLREHVATRTYFKSRLIGEAVGLSAKEVGTNMTAIQNSEGPLSVEKWGYSSSTTWKVTR, from the coding sequence ATGGGCGCTACCACCGCGGCGATGCCCGCTCTCAGCGAGAAGCAGCGACGGATCTTCGAGTACCTCCGCGAGCACGTGGCCACGCGAACCTACTTCAAATCCCGCCTCATCGGCGAGGCGGTCGGGCTCTCGGCGAAGGAGGTCGGTACCAACATGACCGCGATCCAGAACTCGGAGGGACCGCTCTCGGTCGAGAAGTGGGGCTACTCCTCCAGCACCACCTGGAAGGTCACCCGATAG
- a CDS encoding L-lactate MFS transporter: MSSREADKNRWLIAASAVAIHLSIGSIYAYSIYQIPLNEAQGWGTSSVTTAFSIAIFVLGITAAFLGSYVEKYGPRLSGLAAAVLYGLGMVGSGLSVQLGSLPLFLATFGVVGGMGLGLGYITPIGTLVEWFPDRRGMATGLAVMGFGAGALLTGPLGNYLIQSVGVATTFYALGVLYLVLMAAGASYLAKPPEGWLPEGIEDTPENQEEAKSALAGIENLTAKEARTSPRFWMVWLIVFINVSAGIMLLAFASPMLQQIAGASATTAAFITGYIGIFNGGGRIVWASLSDYIGRTTTYAAFFAIQIVAFFVMPQVAGVWLLAGLIFLVITCYGGGFACLPAYLSDLFGTQEVSAIHGYALTAWGFAGVAGPQLASAILESTGNYTSALYIMNGALVVGLITVAVLRWRIGKLQDADRSRGASGTTTEG, translated from the coding sequence ATGTCATCAAGGGAGGCGGACAAGAACCGATGGTTGATCGCGGCGTCGGCCGTCGCGATCCACCTGTCGATCGGTAGCATTTACGCGTACAGTATCTATCAGATCCCGCTGAACGAAGCGCAGGGCTGGGGTACGTCGAGCGTGACGACCGCGTTCTCGATCGCGATCTTCGTCCTCGGGATCACGGCGGCCTTCCTCGGGAGCTACGTCGAGAAGTACGGCCCGCGGCTGTCCGGGCTGGCGGCGGCGGTCCTGTACGGCCTCGGGATGGTCGGGTCGGGGCTCAGCGTCCAGCTCGGCAGTCTCCCGCTCTTCCTCGCCACGTTCGGGGTCGTCGGCGGGATGGGGCTCGGGCTCGGCTACATCACCCCGATCGGAACGCTCGTCGAGTGGTTCCCCGACCGCCGCGGGATGGCGACGGGCCTCGCGGTGATGGGCTTCGGTGCCGGGGCGCTGCTGACCGGTCCACTCGGGAATTACCTCATCCAGTCCGTCGGCGTCGCGACGACGTTCTACGCGCTCGGCGTGCTGTACCTCGTTCTGATGGCCGCCGGCGCGAGCTATCTCGCCAAACCGCCGGAGGGCTGGCTCCCCGAGGGGATAGAAGACACCCCCGAGAACCAGGAGGAGGCCAAAAGCGCGCTCGCCGGGATCGAGAACCTCACCGCGAAGGAGGCACGCACCTCGCCGCGGTTCTGGATGGTCTGGCTCATCGTCTTCATCAACGTCTCCGCGGGGATCATGCTGCTCGCGTTCGCCTCGCCGATGCTCCAGCAGATCGCCGGCGCGAGCGCGACGACCGCGGCGTTCATCACCGGCTACATCGGGATCTTCAACGGCGGCGGCCGCATCGTGTGGGCCTCGCTGTCGGATTACATCGGCCGGACGACGACGTACGCGGCGTTCTTCGCCATCCAGATCGTCGCCTTCTTCGTGATGCCACAGGTCGCGGGCGTCTGGCTCCTCGCGGGGCTCATCTTCCTCGTCATCACCTGCTACGGCGGCGGCTTCGCCTGTCTCCCGGCCTACCTCAGCGACCTCTTCGGCACCCAGGAGGTCAGCGCGATCCACGGCTACGCGCTCACGGCGTGGGGGTTCGCCGGGGTCGCGGGGCCGCAGCTCGCCTCGGCGATCCTCGAATCGACGGGGAACTACACCAGCGCGCTCTACATCATGAACGGGGCGCTCGTCGTCGGGCTGATCACGGTCGCGGTCCTCCGCTGGCGGATCGGGAAGCTTCAGGACGCGGACCGGAGCCGCGGAGCCAGCGGGACGACGACCGAGGGGTAG
- a CDS encoding DUF5615 family PIN-like protein has product MTDGWGFLVDEDTDTATAAELRERGHDAVTVGTVLAKGEPDTRVAGYARETDRVLVTTDRDFLDPELNTGLRVLLVSGDDTDGDEIARKIDELVVLAAGPDELKRVTWV; this is encoded by the coding sequence GTGACTGACGGGTGGGGATTTCTCGTCGACGAGGACACCGATACGGCGACGGCGGCCGAACTTCGAGAGCGTGGTCACGACGCGGTAACGGTCGGGACGGTTCTCGCGAAAGGCGAACCTGACACCCGAGTCGCAGGATACGCCCGGGAGACGGATCGAGTACTCGTTACGACCGACCGTGACTTCCTCGATCCCGAACTGAACACTGGATTGCGAGTGCTGCTCGTGAGCGGTGACGACACCGACGGCGACGAGATCGCTCGGAAGATCGATGAACTCGTCGTGCTCGCCGCAGGTCCGGACGAACTGAAGCGTGTGACGTGGGTGTGA
- a CDS encoding DUF433 domain-containing protein produces the protein MADLATGIDRGPGKQGGEPCVAGTRVPVRRVGDLVEREGRSPAETAERYDLSVSDVHRALAYYHDHPDEMDRYDRREREAEAGADGTSFETFDAARDRLRNDRD, from the coding sequence ATGGCCGACCTCGCGACGGGTATCGATCGCGGTCCCGGGAAACAAGGCGGTGAGCCGTGCGTTGCGGGAACCCGGGTTCCCGTTCGTCGGGTCGGCGACCTCGTCGAGCGCGAGGGTCGATCCCCCGCCGAAACCGCCGAGCGCTACGACCTCTCCGTCAGCGACGTTCATCGTGCGCTCGCGTACTACCATGATCATCCCGACGAGATGGACCGGTACGACCGACGCGAGCGCGAGGCCGAAGCCGGGGCCGACGGAACCAGCTTCGAAACGTTCGACGCGGCCCGCGACCGGCTCCGGAACGACCGTGACTGA
- a CDS encoding 30S ribosomal protein S11 — protein sequence MSANEGNEDRWAVAHVHASFNNTIISVTDLTGAETLAKSSGGTVVKQNRDEASPYAAMQMAETVAEEVLAQGIEGVHVKLRGPGGNLQKSPGPGAQATVRALARAGLEIGRIEDVTPIPHDGTRAPKSSGF from the coding sequence ATGAGCGCCAACGAGGGCAACGAGGACCGGTGGGCCGTCGCCCACGTCCACGCCTCGTTCAACAACACCATCATCTCGGTCACCGACCTCACCGGCGCGGAGACGCTGGCGAAGTCGAGCGGCGGGACGGTCGTCAAGCAGAACCGCGACGAGGCCTCGCCGTACGCCGCGATGCAGATGGCCGAGACCGTGGCCGAGGAGGTGCTCGCCCAGGGTATCGAAGGCGTCCACGTCAAGCTTCGCGGTCCCGGCGGCAACCTCCAGAAGAGCCCCGGACCGGGCGCACAGGCCACCGTCCGCGCGCTCGCCCGCGCCGGACTCGAGATCGGCCGGATCGAGGACGTCACGCCGATCCCACACGACGGTACACGCGCACCCAAATCCAGCGGGTTCTAA
- a CDS encoding DUF7127 family protein, producing MTPTLQQFDNRDDVLRRYEYADRVVYAADLGPAADTTTVDVVEGTVMLVRGDEQADFDIPETGSAEATINNGVLTVEVAR from the coding sequence ATGACACCAACACTCCAGCAGTTCGACAACCGGGACGACGTACTCCGGCGATACGAGTACGCCGACCGGGTGGTGTACGCAGCCGACCTCGGCCCCGCCGCCGACACGACGACGGTCGACGTCGTCGAGGGCACCGTGATGCTCGTCCGCGGCGACGAACAGGCCGACTTCGATATCCCCGAGACCGGATCGGCCGAAGCGACCATCAACAACGGCGTGCTTACCGTCGAGGTGGCGCGATAA
- a CDS encoding 30S ribosomal protein S4, translating into MALGTNTKGYETPNHPWQGERIAEESGLMGRYGLKNKEELWRAESQLRDFRREARRLLGNAQGDAEEAEREGEPFLNRLRRLGILNEADSIDAVLSLDTTDVLERRLQTVVYRNGLANTPKQARQFVSHGHIVIGDSRVTAPSRKVSTTEEDQVAFDEGSSLADELHPERAEGQE; encoded by the coding sequence ATGGCGCTTGGCACCAACACCAAGGGCTACGAGACCCCGAACCATCCGTGGCAGGGCGAGCGCATCGCCGAGGAGTCCGGGCTGATGGGGCGCTACGGCCTGAAGAACAAGGAGGAACTCTGGCGCGCCGAGTCCCAGCTCCGTGACTTCCGTCGCGAGGCTCGACGACTGCTCGGCAACGCGCAGGGCGACGCCGAGGAGGCCGAGCGCGAGGGCGAGCCGTTCTTGAACCGGCTCCGCCGGCTCGGGATCCTCAACGAGGCCGACTCGATCGACGCCGTCCTGAGCCTCGACACCACCGACGTGCTCGAACGCCGGCTTCAAACCGTGGTCTACCGCAACGGACTGGCGAACACGCCGAAGCAGGCGCGTCAGTTCGTCTCCCACGGCCACATCGTGATCGGCGACAGCCGCGTGACGGCTCCCTCCCGGAAGGTCTCGACCACCGAGGAGGACCAGGTCGCCTTCGACGAGGGGAGTTCGCTCGCGGACGAACTGCATCCCGAACGTGCGGAGGGGCAGGAATGA
- a CDS encoding YkgJ family cysteine cluster protein, producing the protein MSFEDELARARDLDVSELADAVEELGFECTRCGACCKAAEGADGHEDHTATAFPDEVRDLQAATGREWRDVARPMPYGVEDGPDGPTGETFEWALETTGCGDCTFYTERDGTGACTVHEDRPLICRTYPFSVALDGTNQPMGAAVDRVGSVRAHECEGLGRDIDRGDAEALAGALKTRAVRELEEAIAVQENYDPTDADGVVVHDSEGAKRPDGTPIDGEDGRVSGE; encoded by the coding sequence GTGAGCTTCGAGGACGAACTCGCCCGTGCCCGCGACCTCGACGTATCGGAACTGGCCGACGCGGTCGAGGAGCTGGGATTCGAGTGTACTCGCTGTGGAGCGTGCTGCAAAGCCGCCGAGGGAGCCGACGGCCACGAGGACCACACCGCGACCGCCTTCCCCGACGAGGTGCGCGACCTCCAGGCCGCGACCGGTCGGGAGTGGCGCGACGTCGCTCGACCGATGCCCTACGGGGTCGAGGACGGCCCCGACGGCCCGACGGGCGAGACCTTCGAGTGGGCGCTCGAAACCACCGGCTGTGGCGACTGTACCTTCTACACCGAACGGGACGGGACGGGTGCCTGCACCGTCCACGAGGACCGCCCGCTGATCTGTCGAACCTACCCGTTCAGCGTCGCGCTCGACGGGACGAACCAGCCGATGGGCGCGGCGGTCGATCGAGTGGGATCGGTGCGCGCCCACGAGTGCGAGGGGCTCGGGCGCGACATCGACCGGGGGGACGCCGAGGCGCTCGCGGGCGCGCTCAAGACCCGCGCGGTCCGCGAACTCGAGGAGGCGATCGCGGTCCAAGAGAACTACGACCCCACGGACGCCGACGGCGTCGTGGTCCACGACTCGGAGGGCGCGAAACGACCGGACGGGACCCCGATCGACGGAGAGGACGGACGCGTTTCTGGAGAGTAG
- a CDS encoding winged helix-turn-helix transcriptional regulator — translation MGDPEVDEGKRATLRRFAAVGAVGPLARLADRDEEDESDARDAITGYLAATPGAHFSKVRDDLGLGTGETQHHLRRLENDAVVESDRDGDYRRYFPAREFDSFEKVALGVLRRETPRGMVIALLRDPDASASDLATDLGVSRPTVSKHAADLEGAGVLSRGEGYALVRPELLLTLLVRYANSFDVATLQFAREADRYISVDG, via the coding sequence ATGGGCGACCCCGAGGTCGACGAGGGAAAACGCGCGACGCTCCGGCGGTTCGCCGCCGTCGGGGCGGTCGGGCCGCTCGCGCGCCTCGCCGACAGGGACGAGGAAGACGAGAGCGACGCCCGCGACGCCATCACGGGCTACCTCGCGGCGACGCCGGGCGCACACTTCTCGAAGGTCCGCGACGACCTCGGGCTGGGGACCGGCGAAACCCAACACCACCTCCGGCGGCTCGAAAACGACGCGGTCGTCGAGAGCGACCGGGACGGCGACTATCGACGGTACTTTCCGGCCCGGGAGTTCGATTCGTTCGAGAAGGTCGCGCTCGGCGTGCTTCGTCGGGAGACGCCACGGGGGATGGTGATCGCGCTGCTTCGCGACCCCGACGCGAGCGCGAGCGACCTCGCCACCGACCTCGGGGTCTCGCGGCCGACGGTGAGCAAACACGCCGCCGACCTCGAAGGTGCGGGGGTGCTCTCGCGTGGCGAGGGCTACGCGCTCGTTCGTCCGGAGCTCCTGTTGACGCTGCTCGTTCGATACGCCAACTCGTTCGACGTCGCGACCCTCCAGTTCGCGCGCGAGGCCGACCGGTACATCAGCGTCGACGGTTGA
- a CDS encoding CDC48 family AAA ATPase produces MKLSVKPLKQKDAGRGLAAVDRAAMEELDLENGDYILIEGSDGRAIARVWPGYPDDQGRDVIRIDGQLRGEAQVGIDDRVSVEKADVRPADSVTVALPQNLRIRGNIGPYIQDKLSGQAITQGQTIPFSLGFGPFSGGSGQRIPLRIADTEPNGTVIVADTTTIEVSEKPAEEIVSDSADEADTTPSVAYEDIGGLDRELEQVREMIELPMRHPELFKQLGIDPPKGVLLHGPPGTGKTLIAKAVANEIDAHFETISGPEIMSKYYGESEEQLREIFDEAEENEPAIVFIDEIDSIAPKRDDTSGDVERRVVAQLLSLMDGLEERGQVTVIAATNRVDAIDPALRRGGRFDREIEIGVPDKEGRKEILQVHTRGMPLEEGIDLDTYAESTHGFVGSDLESLAKESAMNALRRIRPELDLDEEEIDAEVLESLQVTRDDMKSALKGIEPSALREVFVEVPDTSWENVGGLEETKERLRETVQWPLDYPEVFEAMDMNAAKGVMMYGPPGTGKTLLAKAVANEAQSNFISIKGPELLNKFVGESEKGVREVFSKARENAPTVVFFDEIDSIAGERGQHANDSGVGERVVSQLLTELDGLEELEDVVVIATSNRPDLIDSALLRPGRLDRHVHVPVPDEEGREAIFEVHTRNKPLADDVDLADLARRTEGYVGADIEAVTREAAMAATRELIEMSDPEDLAGNVGNVRIGVEHFDQALDEVNPSVTAETRERYENIESRFNAGEPANDEPEIGQTFQ; encoded by the coding sequence ATGAAGCTCTCAGTCAAACCGCTGAAACAGAAGGACGCGGGCCGCGGCCTCGCGGCCGTCGACCGCGCCGCGATGGAGGAACTCGACCTCGAAAACGGCGACTACATCCTGATCGAGGGGAGCGACGGCCGCGCGATCGCGCGGGTCTGGCCGGGCTACCCCGACGACCAGGGTCGCGACGTGATCCGGATCGACGGCCAGCTCCGCGGCGAGGCCCAGGTGGGTATCGACGACCGCGTGAGCGTCGAGAAGGCCGACGTCAGACCGGCCGACTCGGTGACGGTGGCGCTGCCACAGAACCTCCGGATCCGGGGCAACATCGGCCCCTACATCCAGGACAAGCTCTCCGGACAGGCGATCACCCAGGGCCAGACGATCCCGTTCTCGCTCGGCTTCGGCCCGTTCTCGGGCGGGTCGGGCCAGCGCATCCCGCTGCGGATCGCGGACACCGAGCCGAACGGGACCGTGATCGTCGCCGACACGACCACGATCGAGGTCAGCGAGAAGCCCGCCGAGGAGATCGTCTCCGATTCGGCGGACGAGGCCGACACCACGCCCTCGGTGGCCTACGAGGACATCGGCGGGCTGGACCGCGAGCTCGAACAGGTCCGCGAGATGATCGAGCTCCCGATGCGCCACCCCGAGCTCTTCAAACAGCTCGGCATCGACCCGCCGAAGGGAGTCCTGCTCCACGGCCCACCGGGTACGGGCAAGACCCTGATCGCGAAGGCGGTCGCCAACGAGATCGACGCCCACTTCGAGACCATCTCGGGTCCCGAGATCATGTCGAAGTACTACGGGGAGTCCGAAGAACAGCTCCGAGAGATCTTCGACGAGGCCGAGGAGAACGAACCCGCGATCGTCTTCATCGACGAGATCGACTCGATCGCCCCCAAACGCGACGATACCTCGGGCGATGTCGAGCGCCGGGTCGTCGCCCAGCTCCTCAGCCTGATGGACGGCCTCGAAGAGCGCGGCCAGGTCACCGTGATCGCGGCGACCAACCGCGTGGACGCGATCGACCCCGCGCTCCGCCGGGGCGGCCGGTTCGACCGCGAGATCGAGATCGGCGTGCCCGACAAGGAAGGGCGAAAGGAGATCCTCCAGGTCCACACGCGCGGGATGCCGCTGGAGGAGGGGATCGACCTCGACACCTACGCCGAGAGCACCCACGGGTTCGTCGGTTCGGACCTCGAATCGCTGGCGAAGGAGTCGGCGATGAACGCCCTCCGGCGGATCCGACCCGAACTCGACCTCGACGAGGAGGAGATCGACGCCGAGGTGCTCGAATCGTTGCAGGTCACCCGCGACGACATGAAGAGCGCGCTGAAGGGCATCGAGCCGTCCGCGCTCCGCGAGGTGTTCGTCGAGGTTCCGGATACCAGCTGGGAGAACGTCGGCGGGCTCGAGGAGACGAAGGAGCGCCTCCGCGAGACCGTCCAGTGGCCGCTCGATTACCCCGAGGTGTTCGAGGCGATGGACATGAACGCCGCGAAGGGCGTGATGATGTACGGCCCGCCGGGCACGGGGAAGACCCTGCTCGCGAAGGCCGTCGCCAACGAGGCCCAGTCGAACTTCATCTCGATCAAGGGCCCCGAACTCCTCAACAAGTTCGTCGGCGAGTCGGAGAAGGGCGTCCGCGAGGTCTTCTCGAAGGCCCGTGAGAACGCGCCCACCGTGGTGTTCTTCGACGAGATCGACTCGATCGCGGGCGAGCGGGGCCAGCACGCCAACGACTCCGGCGTGGGCGAGCGCGTGGTCTCACAGCTCCTCACCGAGCTCGACGGGCTCGAAGAGCTCGAGGACGTCGTGGTGATCGCGACCTCGAACCGGCCGGACCTGATCGACAGCGCGCTGCTCCGACCGGGTCGGCTCGACAGACACGTCCACGTCCCGGTGCCCGACGAGGAGGGTCGGGAGGCGATCTTCGAGGTCCACACCCGGAACAAACCGCTGGCCGACGACGTCGACCTCGCCGACCTCGCGCGCCGGACGGAGGGCTACGTCGGGGCCGACATCGAGGCCGTCACCCGCGAGGCCGCGATGGCCGCGACCCGCGAACTCATCGAGATGAGCGACCCCGAGGACCTGGCCGGCAACGTCGGCAACGTCCGGATCGGCGTCGAGCACTTCGACCAGGCGCTCGACGAGGTCAACCCGAGCGTCACCGCCGAGACCAGGGAGCGCTACGAGAACATCGAGTCCCGGTTCAACGCCGGCGAACCCGCGAACGACGAACCCGAGATCGGTCAGACCTTCCAGTAA
- a CDS encoding 50S ribosomal protein L18e: MSKTNPRLTSLIDELESVARETESPVWQAVADRLEKPRRTHAEVNLGRIERYAKEDETVVVPGKVLGSGVLQKPVTVAAVDFSGTAETKIDQVGEHVALEDAIESNPEGSNVRVIR, translated from the coding sequence ATGAGCAAGACCAATCCGAGGCTCACGAGTCTCATCGACGAACTGGAGTCGGTCGCGCGCGAGACGGAGAGTCCCGTCTGGCAGGCCGTGGCCGACCGCCTCGAGAAACCCCGGCGGACCCACGCCGAGGTCAACCTCGGGCGGATCGAACGCTACGCGAAAGAGGACGAAACGGTCGTCGTCCCCGGCAAGGTGCTCGGGAGCGGCGTCCTCCAGAAGCCAGTCACCGTTGCGGCGGTGGACTTCTCGGGGACGGCCGAGACCAAGATCGACCAGGTAGGAGAGCACGTCGCGCTCGAAGACGCGATCGAATCGAACCCCGAGGGGTCGAACGTCCGGGTGATCCGATGA
- a CDS encoding TRAM domain-containing protein yields the protein MEISDKLLCLFNADVSETGDTYTVEVPRREVDTGSIEAGETYRVALISRESVESGTSGSSSNRPSSEPQPPVDVGEMRYVEVEDIGKQGDGIARVERGYVIIVPGAEVGEQVKIEVTEVKSNFAVGEIIE from the coding sequence ATGGAAATCTCTGATAAACTCCTGTGTCTGTTCAACGCTGATGTCTCCGAAACCGGCGACACCTACACCGTCGAGGTGCCGCGGCGCGAGGTCGACACCGGTTCGATCGAGGCGGGTGAGACCTATCGCGTGGCGCTGATCTCGCGCGAGTCGGTCGAGAGCGGGACGAGCGGGTCGTCGTCGAACCGCCCCTCCTCCGAGCCACAGCCCCCGGTCGACGTCGGCGAGATGCGGTACGTCGAGGTCGAGGACATCGGCAAGCAGGGCGACGGTATCGCACGCGTCGAGCGGGGCTACGTCATCATCGTCCCCGGGGCGGAGGTCGGCGAACAGGTCAAGATCGAGGTCACCGAAGTGAAATCCAACTTCGCGGTGGGCGAGATCATCGAATAG
- a CDS encoding Mrp/NBP35 family ATP-binding protein translates to MNESDVQDLLADVEDPDLGDDIVSLGLVNDIEVRDGVAHISLALGAPYSPNETAIAGRVREVCADAGIEVDLTASVERSQDVLPGVKNVIAVASGKGGVGKSTVAVNLAAGLSEMGARVGLFDADIYGPNVPRMVRADQRPQATPEEKIVPPEKYGMKLMSMDFLVGQDDPVIWRGPMVHKVLTQLFEDVEWGALDYMVVDLPPGTGDTQLTMLQTVPLAGAVIVTTPQDVAIDDARKGLEMFGKHETPVLGIVENMSGFVCPDCGAEHDLFGKGGGRAFAEEVEMPFLGELPLDPAVREGGDGGSPVVLDEGDTADAFRTLTENTANNVGVVHRNRLVTGDRSEPSTPDAP, encoded by the coding sequence ATGAACGAATCCGACGTGCAGGACCTCCTCGCGGACGTCGAGGACCCGGATCTCGGTGACGACATCGTCTCGCTGGGGCTCGTCAACGACATCGAGGTTCGGGACGGGGTCGCCCACATCTCGCTCGCGCTCGGCGCGCCCTACTCGCCGAACGAGACCGCCATCGCGGGGCGGGTGCGCGAGGTCTGTGCCGACGCGGGTATCGAGGTCGACCTCACCGCGAGCGTCGAGCGGAGCCAGGACGTCCTCCCGGGCGTGAAGAACGTCATCGCGGTCGCGAGCGGCAAGGGCGGCGTCGGGAAGTCCACCGTCGCGGTGAACCTCGCCGCGGGGCTCTCGGAGATGGGCGCGCGCGTCGGGCTGTTCGACGCCGACATCTACGGCCCGAACGTCCCCCGGATGGTCAGGGCCGACCAGCGCCCGCAGGCCACCCCCGAGGAGAAGATCGTCCCGCCCGAGAAGTACGGCATGAAGCTCATGAGCATGGACTTCCTCGTGGGCCAGGACGACCCCGTGATCTGGCGGGGGCCGATGGTCCACAAGGTCCTCACACAGCTCTTCGAGGACGTCGAGTGGGGCGCGCTGGACTACATGGTCGTCGACCTGCCCCCGGGAACCGGCGACACCCAGCTCACCATGCTCCAGACCGTCCCGCTCGCCGGGGCCGTCATCGTCACCACCCCGCAGGACGTCGCCATCGACGACGCGCGGAAGGGTCTCGAGATGTTCGGCAAACACGAGACGCCGGTTCTGGGGATCGTCGAGAACATGAGCGGGTTCGTCTGCCCGGACTGTGGCGCAGAACACGACCTCTTCGGGAAGGGCGGCGGTCGCGCGTTCGCCGAGGAGGTCGAGATGCCGTTCCTCGGTGAGCTCCCGCTCGACCCCGCCGTTCGCGAGGGCGGCGACGGCGGTTCGCCGGTCGTCCTCGACGAGGGCGACACCGCCGACGCCTTCCGAACCCTGACCGAGAACACCGCGAACAACGTCGGGGTCGTCCACCGCAACCGACTGGTGACCGGCGACCGGTCCGAGCCGTCGACCCCGGACGCGCCGTAA
- a CDS encoding DNA-directed RNA polymerase subunit D → MSTTDYEVEFIDVDEREARFLVRGITPAFANGIRRAMVADVPTLSIDTVRVIENSSVMFDEQIGHRLGMVPLSAPPDEFEVGESVTLALDVSGPETAYSGDLQSADSMVEPAEQNVPIIDLKEDQRLEVEAEAVLDSGKTHAKHQGGVAVGYRHLQHVEVAGDADEFADEEPNILRGVIEDDGELVPTEEFGSDLTNRYPGKELDVTDVPNAFVFHVETDGSMSVEELVLAAVDSLGDRANELREAVQL, encoded by the coding sequence ATGAGCACCACCGACTACGAGGTCGAGTTCATCGACGTCGACGAGCGCGAGGCGCGCTTTCTCGTTCGCGGGATCACACCGGCGTTCGCCAACGGGATCCGGCGGGCGATGGTCGCGGACGTGCCGACGCTCTCGATCGACACGGTGAGAGTGATCGAGAACTCGTCGGTGATGTTCGACGAGCAGATCGGCCATCGGCTCGGGATGGTGCCCCTCTCGGCCCCGCCCGACGAGTTCGAGGTCGGCGAGAGCGTGACCCTTGCCCTCGACGTTTCGGGTCCCGAAACCGCCTACTCGGGCGACCTCCAGAGCGCGGACTCGATGGTCGAGCCCGCCGAGCAGAACGTCCCGATCATCGACCTGAAGGAGGACCAGCGCCTCGAAGTCGAGGCCGAGGCCGTCCTCGATAGCGGGAAGACCCACGCCAAACACCAGGGCGGCGTGGCCGTCGGCTACCGCCACCTCCAGCACGTCGAGGTGGCCGGCGACGCCGACGAGTTCGCCGACGAGGAGCCGAACATCCTCCGGGGCGTGATCGAGGACGACGGCGAACTGGTCCCCACCGAGGAGTTCGGCAGCGACCTCACGAACCGGTATCCGGGCAAGGAGCTCGACGTGACCGACGTCCCGAACGCGTTCGTCTTCCACGTCGAGACCGACGGGTCGATGAGCGTCGAGGAGCTGGTGCTCGCGGCCGTCGACTCGCTCGGCGACCGCGCGAACGAACTCCGCGAGGCGGTTCAGCTGTGA